GCGGTAAAGGGATCAGTTGGAATACACAAACAGAAGTCGATTTCCTGAAAAAACTCAATCGTGTTCGTCACGATGGCGTAGCAAAAGGGCGTCCAGCGATTGAAACGGCAATTGATGCTGCTGAAGTTATCCTCTCTTTAGCGCCTGAAACTAATGGTCAAGTGGCTGTAAAAGCGTGGGATGCACTCAGTAAAGTGACTGGACGTGATCACACGCATTTAGCCAAAGTGAAAGAAGACGAAAAAATTCGTTTCCGCGATATCGTTGCTCAACCTCGTAAGATTATCTCAAGCCCTACATGGTCTGGTCTTGAAGATGAGCATGTCTCTTATAACGCTTGTTATACCAACGTTCACGAGATGATCCCTTGGCGTACGTTAAGTGGTCGCCAGCAGTTGTATCAAGATCACGAGTGGATGCGTGCTTACGGTGAAAGCTTAGTGGTTTATCGTCCACCAATTGATACTAAAGCGATTGATGCGGTTAAGGGTAAAAAACCAAATGGTTTCCCTGAAAAAGCACTGAACTTCCTGACTCCTCACCAAAAATGGGGTATTCACTCAACTTATAGCGATAACTTACTAATGTTAACACTAGGTCGTGGTGGCCCCGTAGTGTGGCTAAGTGAAGATGATGCCAAAGAGATGGGAGTTAGCGATAACGATTGGGTTGAAGCGTACAACAGTAATGGTGCGTTAACGGCAAGAGCCATTGTCAGTCAACGTATTCCTGATGGCATGATTTATATGTATCACGCACAAGAGCGTCAAATAAACCTACCCGGCTCAGAAGTGACGGGAATGCGTGGTGGTATTCACAACTCTGTGACGCGTGTTTGCCCTAAACCAACCCATATGATTGGTGGGTACGCTCAATTAGCTTATAGCTTTAACTACTACGGTACTGTTGGCTCTAACCGTGATGAGTTTGTTGTGGTGCGTAAGATGAAACAGATTGATTGGCTTGATGGTGAAGGTGATGCTTATCAACAGACCCTGAATGGACAGGAGAAGGCATAATGAAAATTCGTTCACAAGTCGGTATGGTACTCAACCTCGACAAATGTATCGGTTGCCATACCTGTTCAGTAACCTGTAAAAACGTATGGACTAGCCGTGAAGGTGTTGAATACGCATGGTTCAATAACGTTGAAACAAAACCAGGTACAGGGTACCCACAAAATTGGGAAGACCAAGAAAAGTGGAAAGGCGGCTGGATCAAAAATATCAAAGGTAAATTAGTGCCTAGAATGGGTAACCGTGTTGGTCTGTTATCTAAAATTTTTGCTAACCCTGATGTCCCCGCATTAGATGATTATTATGAGCCATTTGATTACGACTATGAGCATTTGAAAAATGCACCAGAAGGCTCATTGCCAACAGCACGTCCTCGCTCGCTGATCACCGGCCAACGCATGACTAAAATCGAAAGAGGCCCAAACTGGGAAGACGATTTAGGTGGCGAATTTAGCAAACGTGCTGCGGATAAAAACTTCGCCAATATGCAAAAAGAGATGTATGGACAGTTTGAAAATACATTCATGATGTATTTACCACGTTTATGTGAACACTGCCTAAATCCTGCTTGTGTGGCGACCTGCCCAAGTGGTGCGATTTATAAACGCGCTGAAGATGGCATTGTGCTTATCGACCAAGATAAATGCCGTGGGTGGCGCATGTGTTTAACTGGGTGTCCATACAAAAAAATCTACTTCAACTGGAAAAGTGGTAAGTCAGAAAAATGTATTTTCTGCTATCCACGTATTGAAGCCGGTCAGCCAACACTGTGTTCAGAAACTTGTGTAGGGCGTATTCGTTATCTGGGTGTAATGCTATATGACGCAGATAAAATCTCACAAGCTGCCAGTGCGGATAATGAAAAAGATTTATACCAAAGCCAGTTAGATATCTTCTTAGATCCTTTTGATCCAGAAGTTATCAAAGCGGCGGAAGAACAAGGTATTCCATTAAGTGTGATTGATGCAGCACAGCGTTCACCTGTCTACAAAATGGCAGTGGATTGGAAGCTCGCATTGCCATTGCATCCAGAATACCGCACCTTACCAATGGTTTGGTATGTACCACCTTTGTCACCAATTCAATCTGCTGCTGATGCGGGGGTGTTACCACATACAGGCGTTCTGCCTGATGTAGAAAGCTTGCGTATTCCAGTTCAGTATTTAGCAAATTTACTGACAGCTGGGGATACCGCACCAGTGTTATTAGCACTAAAACGAATGTTAGCGATGCGTCATTACAAACGTGCTGAAACCGTAGAAGGAAAAACTGATTTAAGTGCGTTAGAGCAAGTCGGTTTGACTGAAGCACAAGCACAAGAGATGTACCGTTATCTTGCTATTGCAAATTATGAAGATCGCTTTGTTATTCCATCAAGCCATAGAGAACTTGCAAGAGAGGCTTTTCCAGAACGTAATGGTTGTGGTTTTAGCTTTGGTGATGGTTGCCATGGTAGTGATAGCAAATTTAATTTGTTTAATAGCCATCGCATCGATGCGATTGATATCACTTCAAGAACACCTCAGGATGAACGTCGTTCAGAGGAGAAAATATAATGATTTCTCTGAAAGTTATTTCTCATCTTTTAGATTATCCCACACAAGAGTTGTGGGATAACCGTGGCGAGCTTATTGATGCATTACAGGAGGCCGATGAGCTTCCTGTGACTCAAGTTGCAAAATTGATGGCGTTTATTCACGCTTTAACGCAACAAGAGTTATTAGATGCGCAATCTAACTACAGTGAGCTTTTTGACAGAGGTCGAGCACGGTCACTGTTGTTATTTGAACATGTTCATGGTGAATCTCGCGATCGTGGTCAGGCAATGGTTGATCTGTTAAATCAATATCAACAAGCGGGGATCACATTAAGCAGCCGTGAACTCCCTGACTATTTGCCTACTTACCTTGAGTATTTAACACTTTTACCTACAACCGAGTGTATTGAAGGGCTAAACAACATTGCTCCTATTTTGGCACTGTTAGGTGAGCGTTTAAAACAGCGAGGCAGTGATTATCACGCTCTCTTTGATGTATTACTTTGTCTTTCACAAAGCGGACTAGAAGCATCACAACTCACTGCTCAAGTAGAAAAAGAGCCTTTAGATGATACCCCAGCGGCGTTAGATGCTGTATGGGAAGAAGAACAAGTGACGTTTCTTGGAGAAGGTACGCAATGTGGCAGTAGCAATATTAGCCAACATCAGCGTCGTTTTGCACAAGAAACCGCAGTTCAATATCTCAATGTGGGGAATTCGTTGAATACGGGAGCACAAAAATGAATTACATCAATATGTTATTTTTTGATATCTATCCCTATATTGCTGGTGCCGTTTTTATTATCGGTAGCTGGTTACGCTATGATTACGGTCAATACACTTGGCGTGCAGGCTCTAGCCAGATGCTAGACAAGAAAAATATGCGATTGGCTTCTAATTTATTCCACATTGGGATCATCGGTATTTTTGCAGGGCATTTTTTAGGTATGTTAACGCCACACTGGATGTATGAATCATTCCTACCTATTGAATATAAACAAATTATGGCGATGGTGGGTGGAGGTACTTGTGGTGTGTTAATGCTGGTGGGGGGCGTGATGTTATTAAAACGCCGTTTAACCAATCCACGAGTGAGAGCCACATCTTCATTTGGTGACATTATGATTTTAACGCTACTGGTTATTCAAGTGGCATTAGGTCTACTAACAATCCCATTCTCTGCACAACATATGGATGGTAGTGAAATGATGAAGCTGGTGGCATGGGCACAATCTATTGTGACATTCCATGGTGGTGCTTCAGCAAATCTTGAAGGTGTTGCATGGGTATTTAAACTGCATATTTTCTTAGGAATGACGATTTTCTTATTATTCCCATTCTGTCGATTAGTCCATATTTGGAGCGTACCTGTTGAGTACTTAACTCGTCGCTATCAAATTGTCCGTAATCGTCATTAATGAGATCCATCTCCTGATAGTAAGTTAGAGACCTTTTAGTTGCGCTTATCTCACCCCCGCCCGCGGGGGTTTTTTTATTTCTTTTTCCTGTCCTCAAATATCAACAAATTTTTTGAATGGTTAGAGCAATAATCTTTAGATTCATTTAAGAATGATTGCACTTATAATTCTTTTCAACGAAACGAATAAATTTATATAAACAAATAAGCAGTTAATTAAGTATCGTGATATTCAATTAAATTCTAAGTTTGCAATAGATTGTTTATTATTAATAAATACATTTAAATGTAAATTTAAAAGGATCTGAGTATCGTCATATAAATTTGGTGCTATGATTTAATTGAGTCTTACCTCTATTATATTATCGGAGATTATTATGAGCTTTAAATATCATCGTATTGATAAAAATAATGCCGCTGTTTTGTTGGTAGACCATCAAGCCGGATTACTCTCTTTAGTGAGAGATATCGAGCCAGATAAATTCAATAATAATGTATTAGCATTAGCTAATGCTGCTAAATACTTTAATTTACCTACCATTTTGACTACCTCATTTGAAAATGGTCCTAATGGCCCTTTAATGCCTCAACTTGTTGAGATGTTCCCTGATGCACCTTATATAGCTCGCCCTGGACAAATTAATGCTTGGGATAATGAAGACTTTGTAAAAGCAGTTAAAGCAACAGGTAAAAAACAACTAATTATTGCTGGTGTTGTGACTGAGGTTTGTGTCGCATTCCCTGCATTATCAGCACTTGAAGAAGGTTTTGAAGTATTTGTTGTCACAGATGCTTCAGGGACTTTCAATTCAATCGCACGGGATTCAGCGTGGGACAGAATGTCAAAAGCGGGTGCTCAATTGATTAACTGGTTTGGTTTGACTTGTGAATTACACCGTGATTGGCGTAATGATGTCGAAGGATTAGGCACACTGTTTGCTAACCATATTCCAGATTATCGTAATCTTATGACAAGTTATAACGCATTAACAAAAAAGTAATCGATTAATTTAAGTTTTTCCTAAAAATAGGGCTTATATTATTTTTCGGTAAATATAATTTAATGGAAATAAAAAATTATTAAATTATAGATATAAGCCCCTAATTAAATTAACAAATGGATCAGAAATGAAAAATAAGCTATTAAAAACAACCGCTATTGCAATGGCATTAAGCGTAGGTGTTGCACAAGCAGCTGAATATAAAGCAAGTACAGCAGAAGGCCCAATTAAAATAGTTAACTTAAAAGCCATGGAAGCACAAGTTCAGGCGAATATGGAAAAAGGGGCTTTTGGTTATATTCGTGGTGGTGCAGAAGACGAAAATAATTTACGTTCAAATACGACTGCTTTTGATAAAAAATATATTATGCCTCGTTCATTACAAGGCATCGAATTTTCTGACATAAATCTAAAAACAGAATTTCTAGGTATTAAATTAGATACGCCTATTATTCAGGCACCGATGGCAGCTCAAGGGCTTGCTCATCAACAAGGCGAAGTTGCCACAGCAAAAGGTATGGCGAAAGCAGGTTCTATTTTCTCATTAAGTACTTATGGAAATAAAACCATCAAAGAAGTGGCTGATGCTCAGCCAGGTTATCCGTTCTTCTTCCAGCTCTATATGAGCAAAAATGATGCCTTTAACGAATATATTTTATCTCAAGCGAAACAGTATGGCGCTAAAGGTATCATTATGACTATCGACTCTTCGGTTGGTGGGTATCGTGAAGATGATGTGAAAAATAATTTCCAATTCCCATTAGGTTTTGCCAACTTAGAAGCATTCGCAAAAATTAGCGATGACAAATCTAAGACAGGTAAAGGTGCGGGTATCAGTGAAATTTATGCTCAAGCAAAACAAGCTTTCACACCAGCAGATATTCAGTATGTGAAAAAAATGTCTGGCTTACCTGTAATTGTAAAAGGTATCGAATCACCTGAAGATGCAGATACAGCCATTAAAGCAGGTGCAGATGCAATTTGGGTTTCTAACCATGGTGGTCGTCAATTAGACAGCGCACCTGCAACCATTGATATGTTACCTGCCATTGCAAAAGTCGTGAACAAACGTGTTCCTATTGTCTTTGACAGTGGTGTTCGTCGTGGCTCTCATGTATTTAAAGCATTAGCAAGTGGCGCAGACGTTGTTGCAGTAGGTCGTCCAATTCTTTATGGTTTAAATTTAGGTGGTGCTGAAGGTGTGAATTCAGTTATCCAACATTTAAATAAAGAATTAAGAATTAATATGATGTTAGGTGGCGCGAAAACAATAAAAGATATTCAATCTACTCCACTTTATACTGAAGCAAGTTTTAATCAATAATTAAAAATGTATTAAAAAAAATAAAATGAACCGCACTTAAATTAAATGTTAAGTGCGGTTTTATTTTTATATAAAAATAAATCTATAAATTATAGTGTCATGTTTTTATATCACTATTTTTATAATGGATTATTAAATGGGTAATAATGTTGGAAAGGATTTTGGTCTTATAGAAAGAAATGAAATAATAGGAAAAAACTATACTATTCGAGAAACAATTACTGTAAAAATAGCACCATCACATACTGTATATACAGATATAAATAACCAATCAACAAAATCAAAGTTTGGTCATGCTTGGATTGAATTTAAAGGAGAGTCAATTGGTTGGGGAATGGGGGGATCTAAAATGGAAGGTGGTTCAGATAATTTAACCTTTCATGATTCTAAAGGGTATGATCCCAATAAAGTGACAAGCGTTACATTACCTTTATATACCAATGAAATTATTGGTAGAATTAATAATGCAATATCAAAGATGAAGTCAGGTGATTATACCCATTTTGAGAGTAACTATAATCTATTTAATAATAATTGTATTGATTTTGTGAACTATATATTAGCGTTAACTGAAAATGGAGAACACAACCCAGATTATATTCTACAATTAATTGGTGATACACCAGATAAAATTATTGAAAAAATGCAAGAATATATTGATGAGCAGAAAGAAACTGAAACACCATTAGTTATTGCATTAACAGAGAGTGGGATTTTTACATTACCTGATGATGAGAGTATTCATTTTGATCATAATAAT
This portion of the Proteus vulgaris genome encodes:
- the narH gene encoding nitrate reductase subunit beta — protein: MKIRSQVGMVLNLDKCIGCHTCSVTCKNVWTSREGVEYAWFNNVETKPGTGYPQNWEDQEKWKGGWIKNIKGKLVPRMGNRVGLLSKIFANPDVPALDDYYEPFDYDYEHLKNAPEGSLPTARPRSLITGQRMTKIERGPNWEDDLGGEFSKRAADKNFANMQKEMYGQFENTFMMYLPRLCEHCLNPACVATCPSGAIYKRAEDGIVLIDQDKCRGWRMCLTGCPYKKIYFNWKSGKSEKCIFCYPRIEAGQPTLCSETCVGRIRYLGVMLYDADKISQAASADNEKDLYQSQLDIFLDPFDPEVIKAAEEQGIPLSVIDAAQRSPVYKMAVDWKLALPLHPEYRTLPMVWYVPPLSPIQSAADAGVLPHTGVLPDVESLRIPVQYLANLLTAGDTAPVLLALKRMLAMRHYKRAETVEGKTDLSALEQVGLTEAQAQEMYRYLAIANYEDRFVIPSSHRELAREAFPERNGCGFSFGDGCHGSDSKFNLFNSHRIDAIDITSRTPQDERRSEEKI
- the narJ gene encoding nitrate reductase molybdenum cofactor assembly chaperone, producing the protein MISLKVISHLLDYPTQELWDNRGELIDALQEADELPVTQVAKLMAFIHALTQQELLDAQSNYSELFDRGRARSLLLFEHVHGESRDRGQAMVDLLNQYQQAGITLSSRELPDYLPTYLEYLTLLPTTECIEGLNNIAPILALLGERLKQRGSDYHALFDVLLCLSQSGLEASQLTAQVEKEPLDDTPAALDAVWEEEQVTFLGEGTQCGSSNISQHQRRFAQETAVQYLNVGNSLNTGAQK
- the narI gene encoding respiratory nitrate reductase subunit gamma: MNYINMLFFDIYPYIAGAVFIIGSWLRYDYGQYTWRAGSSQMLDKKNMRLASNLFHIGIIGIFAGHFLGMLTPHWMYESFLPIEYKQIMAMVGGGTCGVLMLVGGVMLLKRRLTNPRVRATSSFGDIMILTLLVIQVALGLLTIPFSAQHMDGSEMMKLVAWAQSIVTFHGGASANLEGVAWVFKLHIFLGMTIFLLFPFCRLVHIWSVPVEYLTRRYQIVRNRH
- the ycaC gene encoding isochorismate family cysteine hydrolase YcaC gives rise to the protein MSFKYHRIDKNNAAVLLVDHQAGLLSLVRDIEPDKFNNNVLALANAAKYFNLPTILTTSFENGPNGPLMPQLVEMFPDAPYIARPGQINAWDNEDFVKAVKATGKKQLIIAGVVTEVCVAFPALSALEEGFEVFVVTDASGTFNSIARDSAWDRMSKAGAQLINWFGLTCELHRDWRNDVEGLGTLFANHIPDYRNLMTSYNALTKK
- a CDS encoding lactate oxidase codes for the protein MKNKLLKTTAIAMALSVGVAQAAEYKASTAEGPIKIVNLKAMEAQVQANMEKGAFGYIRGGAEDENNLRSNTTAFDKKYIMPRSLQGIEFSDINLKTEFLGIKLDTPIIQAPMAAQGLAHQQGEVATAKGMAKAGSIFSLSTYGNKTIKEVADAQPGYPFFFQLYMSKNDAFNEYILSQAKQYGAKGIIMTIDSSVGGYREDDVKNNFQFPLGFANLEAFAKISDDKSKTGKGAGISEIYAQAKQAFTPADIQYVKKMSGLPVIVKGIESPEDADTAIKAGADAIWVSNHGGRQLDSAPATIDMLPAIAKVVNKRVPIVFDSGVRRGSHVFKALASGADVVAVGRPILYGLNLGGAEGVNSVIQHLNKELRINMMLGGAKTIKDIQSTPLYTEASFNQ